The following nucleotide sequence is from Terriglobales bacterium.
ACATGATGGAGAAGAAGAGTCCGGCGATTACGACCGTTACTGCGATTGCTTCCTGCATTGGTGTTCTCCTTTCGCACTCGTTGCTACTGGACATCGGCCACATCGGTCGAGACCGGCTGAGCTTCGGCAACCACCGTTTCCGTACGCCCGAAGATGGCAGCGGTCTGGCTGTCGGCCTGGGCGCGAATGGAAACCGTGTCGCCGACACGAACCATCTCGAAAAGCTGCTCCAGGTCACGCTTCCCCATGCGAATACAGCCGTGCGAAGCGGCCTTGCCGATGGAACGCGGTGCGTTGGTGCCGTGAATTCCGTATCCTTTGCGGTTGAGGCCCATCCAGCGCGTGCCCAGCGGATTCTTAGGTCCGGCGGGGATCACCGTGCCGGGGTGGTAGTAAGTCGGATTGGTTAGACGATTGACGATCTGGAATTCGCCGGAAGGGCTGGGCGAATCGGCAGCGCCCACCGCAACGGGAAATACTTTTATGACGGCGCCGTTTTCCAGCACTGCGAGCTTGCGATCGGGAAGGCTGACGAGCACCTCGCGCCGGGTTTGACTCTGCGCGAAGGCTTCGACGGTGGCCATTAACAGCGCCGCAAGCACGAATGCCGCGTTTCCGATTCGCCTCGAATTTCCGGTGATCTTGCTCATCGCCTTTGCCTCTCGCGGAGAAATAGAGCAAAGGCGGAACCATGAGCCAGGTTGTTGATTCGGCGGTACTTAGGTCACATATTTCGCACGGGGGACGTGTCCGCGCAGACACGTCTGTGTCAGCCGTGACACGGTCGAGGCTGTTTTACTTAGCGAGGCTGTGTGGATGCAGCGGGGAGAACATAGCCCGGCAGCGGCGGCTTTGGCGTAAACCAACTTGATCGGGCCATGGATGAAGGGGCCGTCCGCGCGGGAAGGTCTTGCCCGGTCACCGCCACTTCTCCGCCGGCATGCATGGGATGGCCGGAGGAGGGGTGCTGAGGGCGCAGGTCGGGAAGCGCGAGGTTCTTTGCGTCGGGGTCCATTCCTCGGAACCCATTCCTCACCGGGGCGGTGGGACATACTC
It contains:
- a CDS encoding L,D-transpeptidase, encoding MSKITGNSRRIGNAAFVLAALLMATVEAFAQSQTRREVLVSLPDRKLAVLENGAVIKVFPVAVGAADSPSPSGEFQIVNRLTNPTYYHPGTVIPAGPKNPLGTRWMGLNRKGYGIHGTNAPRSIGKAASHGCIRMGKRDLEQLFEMVRVGDTVSIRAQADSQTAAIFGRTETVVAEAQPVSTDVADVQ